From the genome of Thermoflexus hugenholtzii, one region includes:
- a CDS encoding peptidoglycan bridge formation glycyltransferase FemA/FemB family protein: MIRSLRIEDPQAWDRALLQLPSPHILQSWTWGAFKALYGWRPTRWLWVDADGRVRAAAQVLCREDRLGLFRLLYIPRGPLMDPADEEAAEVVLRDLEALARRSRGILLRIDPEVVEAEGPAEEGPRAPVAAPLKTILLRRGWRPAAESVQFPASLWLDLEADEETLLRGMHPKTRYNIRLAERKGVTVRPVGPEAFDLLYELYAETARRDRFVIRPRAYYRQAWGMFYEAGCARPLLAEVGGEPVAMVILYRFGPTAWYFYGASRDRHRDKMPNHRLQWEAIRWARSVGCRRYDFWGAPAEPVESDPMWGVYRFKRGFGGRYVRFIGTWDYPVRPLLYRLYTELIPRYLAWLRRRYWRRIEGGGPT, from the coding sequence ATGATCCGCTCCCTCCGCATCGAGGATCCGCAGGCCTGGGATCGGGCGCTGCTCCAGCTGCCTTCCCCCCACATCCTCCAGAGCTGGACATGGGGGGCCTTCAAGGCTCTTTATGGCTGGCGGCCCACGCGCTGGCTCTGGGTCGATGCGGACGGACGGGTGCGGGCGGCCGCCCAGGTTCTGTGCCGGGAGGACCGCCTGGGCCTGTTCCGCCTGCTCTACATTCCCCGAGGGCCTCTGATGGATCCGGCCGATGAAGAAGCGGCGGAAGTCGTCCTCCGGGACCTGGAGGCGCTGGCCCGCCGGAGTCGGGGGATCCTCTTGCGGATCGACCCCGAGGTGGTGGAGGCGGAGGGCCCTGCGGAGGAGGGGCCGCGGGCTCCGGTGGCTGCCCCCTTGAAAACTATCCTTTTGCGTCGCGGGTGGCGACCGGCCGCCGAGTCGGTGCAGTTCCCCGCCAGCCTGTGGCTGGACCTGGAGGCGGATGAGGAGACCTTGCTGCGCGGGATGCATCCGAAGACCCGCTACAACATCCGTCTGGCCGAGCGCAAGGGCGTGACGGTGCGGCCGGTGGGCCCGGAGGCCTTCGACCTGCTTTACGAGCTCTACGCGGAGACGGCGCGGCGGGACCGCTTCGTGATCCGACCGCGGGCTTACTACCGGCAAGCCTGGGGGATGTTCTACGAGGCGGGTTGCGCCCGGCCGCTCCTGGCCGAGGTGGGCGGGGAGCCGGTGGCGATGGTGATCCTCTATCGCTTCGGGCCCACCGCCTGGTATTTCTACGGCGCCTCGCGGGACCGCCACCGGGACAAGATGCCGAACCACCGCCTGCAGTGGGAAGCCATCCGCTGGGCCCGCTCGGTCGGATGCCGCCGGTATGACTTCTGGGGAGCACCGGCGGAGCCCGTGGAGTCAGATCCCATGTGGGGAGTATATCGCTTCAAGCGGGGGTTCGGGGGACGCTATGTGCGCTTCATCGGGACCTGGGATTACCCCGTCCGGCCGCTTCTCTACCGGCTTTACACCGAGCTGATCCCCCGCTACCTGGCATGGTTGCGCCGCCGCTACTGGCGCCGGATAGAAGGGGGAGGCCCTACGTAG
- a CDS encoding methylglyoxal synthase, giving the protein MPKRIAIIAHDGKKGELVEWARQERERLARHQLVATATTGRTLQEALGLEVACVRSGPQGGDAQIAAMVVEGRIDAVIFLVDPLYAHPHEPDIRTVMRLCNVHNIPLATNLATASMVLRGLEEE; this is encoded by the coding sequence ATGCCCAAGCGGATCGCGATCATCGCCCACGACGGCAAGAAAGGGGAGCTGGTCGAATGGGCCCGGCAGGAGCGGGAGCGCCTGGCCCGGCATCAGCTGGTGGCCACCGCCACCACCGGGCGCACCCTCCAGGAAGCCCTGGGGCTGGAGGTGGCCTGCGTCCGCTCCGGCCCCCAGGGCGGGGATGCCCAGATCGCCGCGATGGTGGTGGAAGGCCGGATCGACGCGGTGATCTTCCTGGTCGACCCCCTCTACGCCCACCCCCACGAGCCGGATATCCGCACGGTGATGCGCCTGTGCAACGTCCACAACATCCCCCTGGCCACCAACCTGGCCACCGCCTCGATGGTGCTGCGCGGCCTGGAGGAGGAATGA
- a CDS encoding metal-dependent hydrolase, with product MAVRVTWYGHAAFLLESDGKRILIDPFLSGNPLAPVKAEEVQADVIIITHGHADHVGDAVDIARRTGALVISNYEITSWFQSKGVQNVWALHIGGGRDFDFGRVKLTPALHGSVLPDGAYGGNPAGVLLYLGKHRIYHAGDTGLFGDMKLIGAEKLDLALLPIGDNFTMGPADALQAVRLLKPKVVIPMHYNTWELIQQDPHAWARKAKAAVKGLKVVVLEPGGTFELK from the coding sequence ATGGCGGTTCGGGTCACCTGGTATGGCCACGCGGCGTTCCTCCTGGAGAGCGATGGCAAGCGTATCCTCATCGATCCTTTCCTGAGCGGCAACCCCCTGGCTCCGGTGAAGGCCGAGGAGGTGCAGGCCGATGTCATCATCATCACCCATGGCCACGCCGACCACGTGGGCGACGCGGTGGACATCGCCCGGCGGACCGGCGCGCTGGTGATCAGCAACTATGAGATCACCTCCTGGTTCCAGAGCAAGGGGGTGCAGAACGTCTGGGCGCTGCACATCGGCGGAGGCCGGGATTTCGACTTCGGCCGCGTCAAGCTGACCCCCGCCCTCCACGGCTCCGTCCTTCCGGATGGCGCCTATGGGGGGAACCCGGCGGGCGTCCTCCTGTATCTGGGCAAGCACCGCATCTACCACGCCGGCGACACCGGGCTCTTCGGGGATATGAAGCTGATCGGCGCGGAGAAGCTGGACCTGGCCCTGCTGCCCATCGGGGACAACTTCACCATGGGGCCCGCCGACGCCCTCCAGGCCGTCCGCCTGCTGAAGCCGAAGGTGGTCATCCCCATGCACTACAACACCTGGGAGCTGATCCAGCAGGACCCCCATGCCTGGGCCCGGAAGGCGAAGGCGGCGGTGAAGGGCCTCAAAGTGGTGGTGCTGGAGCCCGGCGGGACCTTCGAGCTGAAATGA
- a CDS encoding phosphatase PAP2 family protein, which translates to MPDWIRWQIEGIVALQALQPPWALPLWRAITWLGEEQAFLLILAVLLWGYRKREALYAATALLLGAYLTFVLKDLFATPRPFQVAPDRVQVWLPGGEALGYGLPSGHALNAAAMWGTLAGMIRSGPFTLFAVLLILLVGLSRVVLGVHFPHDVVAGWAVGALVALATLRLFPGLVRRLPHSALSKAALAAGAALALFLLHPTRETAVPLGAWLGMAWGVLVESRASGGLDPGGVWMQRGVRLSLGLVSLGAVYVLLGMVFTGLLGEAAGMPGLRLLRYLLVGLYVTAGAPLLFLRLGLARPQGTIEVPPTDPSPRDL; encoded by the coding sequence ATGCCGGATTGGATCCGCTGGCAGATCGAGGGGATCGTTGCGCTGCAGGCGCTCCAGCCGCCCTGGGCCCTCCCGCTGTGGCGGGCGATCACCTGGCTGGGGGAGGAGCAGGCCTTCCTGCTCATCCTCGCCGTGCTGCTCTGGGGTTACCGCAAGCGGGAGGCGCTTTACGCCGCCACAGCGTTGCTGCTGGGAGCTTATCTCACGTTCGTCCTCAAGGACCTCTTCGCCACGCCCCGGCCCTTCCAGGTCGCGCCCGACCGGGTGCAGGTGTGGCTGCCGGGTGGGGAGGCCCTGGGCTACGGGTTGCCCAGCGGGCACGCGCTGAACGCGGCGGCCATGTGGGGGACCCTGGCCGGGATGATCCGCAGCGGGCCCTTCACCCTCTTTGCGGTTCTCCTCATCCTGCTCGTCGGCCTCTCCCGCGTCGTCCTGGGCGTGCACTTCCCGCACGATGTGGTGGCCGGCTGGGCCGTCGGGGCTCTGGTGGCGCTGGCGACCCTGCGTCTGTTCCCCGGGCTGGTTCGGCGCCTTCCTCATTCCGCCCTTTCGAAAGCGGCCCTGGCTGCCGGGGCGGCCCTGGCGTTGTTCCTCCTCCACCCCACCCGGGAGACCGCCGTGCCTCTGGGCGCCTGGCTGGGGATGGCCTGGGGGGTCCTCGTTGAATCCCGGGCCTCCGGGGGATTGGATCCCGGAGGGGTGTGGATGCAGCGCGGCGTCCGGCTCTCGCTCGGCCTGGTCAGCCTGGGGGCGGTTTACGTCCTTCTGGGGATGGTCTTCACCGGCCTCCTTGGGGAGGCCGCCGGGATGCCCGGGCTCCGGTTACTCCGCTACCTCCTGGTTGGCCTCTACGTGACCGCCGGGGCGCCCCTCCTGTTCCTCCGGCTGGGGCTGGCCCGACCACAGGGGACGATAGAGGTCCCCCCGACGGATCCCTCCCCACGGGATCTCTAA
- a CDS encoding glycosyltransferase family 39 protein, with protein sequence MREHPSPRIIHQGQAPGGRCCALGAPLGILLIAFAFYLLGLPASFVHNDEAHGAVVWIYDLPGTLAAVARDSHPPLYYLVLWGWLRLVPHPFALKFVSPFFALLALALTYRLVAEAAGRRAAAGAVLLMAFNPLFFALATLGRMYPMAIAAAALGFRQALRRRDGSWLLSAWVLTLTHFYGLLFLPAQRLLIPGWRPRLRELGRMALALLPIAGWSLWALGPSMAHTVRTLSRIPVRPTPLEVLANLMGALGIGIGADGRLGMLGALAVALGILASWRARRLWGAMALPVGLGLLLTLRFPFYAARYFAPLLPLYAWALAAGGSARRRVLWPLLLSLGLYGIGRTWAVYANAPIYAEAQRELYATLFEMAHPTDRIAFHGYWNQAEMALFYPETRPRLLPLEAIRPADSSLPTRTWVVGVTFFQDLYRPVVEALAREGPFDVHAWYPMAEVFRFVPWEEPAPWRPTGVRFEQGIVLEAVAWLDPVTDPGGSIRVGLRWRAEGIPEGRYVVFLHLWDEQGRYRAGVDREPDPPTSEWQPGQLVTQTLALAAPPFLPAGRYRLMVGLYERLGSGWRRLRTAEGAEAWQIGEAEIRPRLASAFASGIPLPGGITVRPQGAWRTTLDGTPRLRVHLLWQTDRPLPDDTHRLWIRGPDGTMRPLDPPEGWFPGSRIAGEEAAEIWEWREPLPPGRYQVFWEGGGLFPLFAFRIPPEGYRWDYDWIFRNRLPW encoded by the coding sequence ATGCGTGAACACCCATCGCCTCGGATCATTCATCAAGGCCAGGCCCCAGGGGGGCGATGTTGCGCCCTGGGGGCTCCGCTGGGGATCCTCCTGATCGCCTTCGCCTTCTACCTGCTCGGGCTGCCTGCGTCCTTTGTCCACAACGATGAAGCCCATGGAGCCGTCGTGTGGATCTACGATCTCCCGGGCACCCTCGCCGCCGTGGCCCGGGACAGCCATCCGCCGCTCTATTACCTCGTGCTCTGGGGATGGCTCCGCCTGGTCCCGCATCCGTTCGCCCTCAAGTTCGTATCGCCGTTCTTCGCATTGCTGGCGCTGGCCCTCACCTACCGCCTGGTGGCGGAGGCCGCCGGGCGTCGGGCCGCCGCGGGGGCGGTGCTCCTGATGGCCTTCAACCCGCTGTTCTTCGCCCTGGCCACCCTGGGCCGGATGTATCCGATGGCCATCGCCGCCGCCGCCCTGGGGTTCCGGCAGGCCCTCCGCCGGCGCGATGGCAGCTGGCTGCTCAGCGCCTGGGTCCTGACCCTCACCCACTTTTACGGCCTCCTTTTCCTCCCGGCCCAGCGCCTGCTGATCCCGGGATGGCGCCCCCGGCTCCGGGAGCTGGGCCGGATGGCCCTGGCCCTCCTCCCCATCGCCGGGTGGTCCCTCTGGGCCCTCGGCCCCTCCATGGCCCACACCGTCCGCACCCTGTCCCGCATCCCGGTTCGTCCCACCCCCCTGGAGGTCCTGGCCAACCTGATGGGCGCCCTGGGGATCGGGATCGGGGCGGACGGGCGGCTGGGGATGCTGGGGGCCCTCGCCGTCGCCCTGGGGATCCTGGCCTCATGGCGGGCCCGACGCCTCTGGGGCGCGATGGCGCTGCCCGTGGGCCTGGGGCTCCTCCTCACCCTGCGTTTCCCTTTCTATGCGGCCCGCTATTTCGCCCCCCTCCTCCCCCTCTACGCCTGGGCCCTGGCCGCCGGCGGGTCGGCGCGGCGGCGCGTGCTGTGGCCGTTGCTGTTGAGCCTGGGGCTCTACGGGATCGGACGGACATGGGCGGTTTACGCCAACGCGCCGATCTACGCCGAGGCCCAGCGGGAGCTCTACGCCACCCTCTTCGAAATGGCCCATCCGACGGACCGGATCGCTTTCCACGGCTACTGGAACCAGGCGGAGATGGCCCTGTTCTACCCGGAGACCCGTCCGCGTCTGCTCCCGCTGGAGGCGATCCGTCCGGCGGACTCCTCGCTTCCGACGCGCACCTGGGTGGTGGGCGTTACCTTCTTCCAGGACCTCTACCGGCCGGTCGTTGAGGCCCTCGCCCGGGAGGGCCCCTTCGACGTCCATGCCTGGTATCCGATGGCGGAGGTCTTTCGCTTCGTCCCCTGGGAGGAACCCGCGCCGTGGCGGCCGACCGGGGTTCGTTTCGAACAGGGGATCGTCCTGGAAGCGGTGGCCTGGCTGGACCCGGTCACGGACCCGGGCGGGAGCATCCGGGTGGGGCTGCGCTGGCGAGCGGAGGGCATCCCTGAAGGGCGTTACGTGGTCTTCCTCCACCTATGGGATGAGCAGGGGCGCTACCGGGCCGGCGTCGATCGAGAGCCGGATCCCCCCACGTCCGAATGGCAGCCCGGGCAGCTCGTCACCCAGACCCTGGCCCTCGCGGCCCCGCCGTTCCTGCCGGCCGGCCGCTATCGCCTGATGGTGGGGCTTTACGAGCGCCTGGGCTCCGGCTGGCGGCGCCTGCGCACGGCGGAGGGCGCGGAGGCCTGGCAGATCGGAGAAGCGGAGATCCGCCCCCGCCTTGCGAGCGCCTTCGCCTCCGGCATCCCCCTGCCGGGCGGGATCACCGTCCGGCCCCAGGGTGCGTGGCGGACGACCCTGGATGGGACGCCACGGTTGCGGGTGCACCTCCTCTGGCAGACGGACCGCCCGCTCCCGGATGACACCCATCGCCTCTGGATCCGGGGTCCGGACGGGACGATGCGGCCCCTGGATCCCCCGGAGGGATGGTTCCCGGGATCCCGGATTGCCGGCGAGGAGGCCGCGGAGATCTGGGAATGGCGGGAGCCGCTCCCCCCGGGGCGCTATCAGGTTTTCTGGGAGGGTGGGGGTCTCTTCCCCCTCTTCGCCTTCCGGATCCCTCCGGAGGGCTATCGGTGGGATTACGACTGGATCTTCCGGAACCGTCTTCCCTGGTAG
- a CDS encoding tetratricopeptide repeat protein — MTRRRRWLLWLLLDLLALSALFALDWRLRAGGRMPAMAVTPTPTLSAAHYARRAEAAYQAGDLRSAEEGYRLALALEPENPARYLPLIRLLAFTNRLEEAAAWLERGRRLAPEDPRLLGMAALILDWQGRIPEAIQAGEQAVARLPEEAALHAYLAEAYADAHRPQAALAAARKALSLAPDSPDAHRALGYVYETLGRYAEAMAAYQEALRRDPLMVVTWLALGRNALVLGQTAAALDAFQRAAALRPEDPRVLDELGWLYYNLGRLEEAEQTLRKAREQDPDDWRILYHLGVTLYARRKYEEVVDANHLPRGIARLQAVLRAEGKTCAPETLPTEPRCARLVEMAYLLGLSHYYLGDCAAARPWLEQALAISPQEENARRGLRLCEGQSPTP, encoded by the coding sequence ATGACCCGACGCCGGCGCTGGCTGCTCTGGCTGCTCCTCGATCTGCTGGCCCTGTCCGCCCTGTTCGCGCTGGACTGGCGGCTGCGGGCCGGGGGACGCATGCCCGCCATGGCCGTGACGCCCACCCCGACCCTCTCCGCCGCGCACTACGCCCGCCGGGCGGAGGCCGCCTATCAGGCGGGAGACCTCCGGAGCGCGGAGGAAGGCTACCGCCTCGCCCTGGCCTTGGAGCCGGAGAACCCGGCGCGTTACCTCCCGCTGATCCGCCTCCTGGCCTTCACCAACCGCCTGGAGGAAGCCGCCGCCTGGCTGGAGCGAGGCCGCCGGCTGGCTCCGGAGGATCCGCGCCTTCTGGGGATGGCCGCGTTGATCCTGGACTGGCAGGGGAGGATCCCCGAGGCGATCCAGGCTGGGGAACAGGCGGTGGCCCGCCTTCCCGAGGAGGCCGCCCTCCACGCTTATCTGGCAGAAGCCTACGCCGACGCCCATCGCCCGCAGGCCGCCCTGGCCGCCGCCCGGAAAGCCCTGAGCCTGGCCCCGGATTCGCCGGACGCCCACCGGGCCCTGGGCTACGTCTACGAGACCCTGGGGCGCTATGCGGAGGCGATGGCGGCCTACCAGGAGGCCCTGCGCCGGGATCCGCTGATGGTGGTGACCTGGCTCGCCCTGGGGCGCAACGCCCTGGTCCTCGGGCAGACCGCCGCCGCCCTGGACGCCTTCCAGCGGGCCGCTGCCCTGCGGCCGGAGGACCCACGGGTTCTGGACGAGCTGGGCTGGCTGTATTACAACCTGGGCCGGCTGGAGGAGGCGGAGCAAACCTTGAGGAAGGCCCGGGAACAAGACCCGGACGACTGGCGGATTCTGTATCACCTGGGGGTCACCCTCTACGCCCGGCGGAAGTATGAGGAAGTGGTGGACGCGAACCATCTGCCGCGGGGGATCGCCCGGCTGCAGGCCGTCCTCCGGGCAGAGGGGAAAACCTGCGCCCCGGAGACGCTGCCGACGGAGCCGCGCTGCGCCCGCCTGGTGGAGATGGCCTACCTGCTGGGTCTCTCCCACTACTATCTGGGGGACTGCGCCGCTGCGCGCCCCTGGCTGGAGCAGGCCCTCGCCATCTCCCCTCAAGAGGAAAACGCTCGGCGCGGCCTCCGGTTGTGCGAGGGCCAGTCCCCCACGCCTTGA